In one window of Brassica rapa cultivar Chiifu-401-42 chromosome A07, CAAS_Brap_v3.01, whole genome shotgun sequence DNA:
- the LOC103828550 gene encoding uncharacterized protein LOC103828550 isoform X2 codes for MTAIVGVSFGATSSRISIVTPTLSSSSLFPPLTLHQSGNKKESQLRCAVQESSTSAVATEKKEKEDSTVEVPAKKPKPAAAKAAVAKPLREMMEEDVIPPLKAILEAQDDISEIDLSFQDDKLEGFFFKKGIQYSFWAFFPSGNLTGPSTVEPFLVDERKPTANHVVFWVEKRLAAQGIIPVWNQ; via the exons ATGACAGCAATAGTAGGAGTATCATTTGGAGCTACCAGCTCTCGTATCTCTATAGTCACCCCAACTCTTTCATCCTCTTCTTTGTTTCCACCACTAACATTG CATCAGTCAGGTAATAAAAAGGAAAGTCAGTTGCGCTGTGCCGTGCAAGAGTCTTCCACTTCGGCTG TTGCTactgagaagaaagaaaaagaagactcAACAGTTGAAGTTCCAGCAAAGAAACCAAAACCGGCAGCTGCGAAGGCAGCCGTGGCAAAACCGCTGAGAGAAATGATGGAAGAAGACGTGATTCCTCCCCTAAAAGCCATTCTTGAAGCTCAAGATGATATCTCTGAGATTGATTTATCTTTCCAAGACGATAAG CTCGAGGGGTTTTTCTTTAAGAAAGGTATTCAATATTCCTTCTGGGCCTTCTTCCCCAGTGGGAACCTCACAG GTCCAAGCACTGTGGAGCCGTTTCTAGTGGACGAGAGGAAACCAACTGCAAACCACGTTGTGTTTTGGGTGGAGAAGCGCCTTGCTGCACAAGGGATTATTCCCGTTTGGAACCAATAA
- the LOC103828552 gene encoding 60S ribosomal protein L5-1, whose protein sequence is MVFVKPSKSNAYFKRYQVKFRRRRDGKTDYRARIRLINQDKNKYNTPKYRFVVRFTNKDIVAQIVSASIAGDIVKASAYAHELPQYGLTVGLTNYAAAYCTGLLLARRVLKMLEMDEEYEGNLEATGEDFSVEPTESRRPFRALLDVGLIRTTTGNRVFGALKGALDGGLDIPHSDKRFAGFNKENKQLDAEIHRNYIYGGHVSNYMKMLNEDEPEKFQTHFSQYLKKGVDAETMEELYKKVHAAIRADPNPKKTAKPAPKAHKRYNLKKLTYEERKNKLIERVKALNGAAGGDDDDEDDEE, encoded by the exons ATG GTGTTTGTGAAGCCATCCAAGTCGAATGCTTACTTCAAGAGGTACCAAGTCAAGTTCAGGAGAAGGAGAG ATGGTAAGACTGATTACAGAGCAAGAATCCGTCTCATTAACCAGGACAAGAACAAGTACAACACACCCAAGTACCGTTTTGTTGTCAGGTTCACCAACAAAGACATTGTTGCACAGATCGTGTCTGCAAGCATAGCCGGTGACATTGTCAAGGCTTCTGCTTACGCACATGAGTTGCCTCAGTATGGACTCACTGTTGGCCTTACCAACTACGCTGCTG CTTACTGTACCGGCCTTCTCTTGGCTCGCCGTGTTCTCAAGATGTTGGAAATGGATGAGGAGTATGAGGGCAACCTAGAG GCCACTGGAGAGGACTTCTCTGTGGAACCAACTGAGTCAAGGAGACCTTTCCGTGCTCTTCTTGATGTTGGTCTTATCAGGACCACCACAGGAAACCGTGTTTTTGGTGCCCTCAAG GGTGCCTTGGACGGAGGGCTCGATATCCCCCACAGTGACAAGAGATTTGCTGGTTTCAACAAAGAAAACAAGCAACTCGATGCTGAGATCCACAGGAACTACATCTATGGTGGCCATGTCTCCAACTACATGAAGATGTTGAACGAAGACGAGCCTGAGAAGTTTCAAACTCACTTCAGTCAGTACTTGAAGAAAGGAGTTGATGCTGAGACCATGGAGGAGCTGTACAAGAAGGTTCATGCAGCTATCCGTGCTGACCCCAACCCCAAGAAGACCGCGAAACCTGCGCCCAAGGCACACAAGAG GTACAACTTGAAGAAGTTGACCTATGAGGAAAGGAAGAACAAGTTGATCGAGAGAGTCAAGGCATTGAACGGAGCAGCAGGTGGTGATGACGATGATGAGGATGACGAAGAGTAA
- the LOC103828550 gene encoding uncharacterized protein LOC103828550 isoform X1, with translation MTAIVGVSFGATSSRISIVTPTLSSSSLFPPLTLHQSGNKKESQLRCAVQESSTSAVATEKKEKEDSTVEVPAKKPKPAAAKAAVAKPLREMMEEDVIPPLKAILEAQDDISEIDLSFQDDKLEGFFFKKGIQYSFWAFFPSGNLTGAKGFSISSYGSGPSTVEPFLVDERKPTANHVVFWVEKRLAAQGIIPVWNQ, from the exons ATGACAGCAATAGTAGGAGTATCATTTGGAGCTACCAGCTCTCGTATCTCTATAGTCACCCCAACTCTTTCATCCTCTTCTTTGTTTCCACCACTAACATTG CATCAGTCAGGTAATAAAAAGGAAAGTCAGTTGCGCTGTGCCGTGCAAGAGTCTTCCACTTCGGCTG TTGCTactgagaagaaagaaaaagaagactcAACAGTTGAAGTTCCAGCAAAGAAACCAAAACCGGCAGCTGCGAAGGCAGCCGTGGCAAAACCGCTGAGAGAAATGATGGAAGAAGACGTGATTCCTCCCCTAAAAGCCATTCTTGAAGCTCAAGATGATATCTCTGAGATTGATTTATCTTTCCAAGACGATAAG CTCGAGGGGTTTTTCTTTAAGAAAGGTATTCAATATTCCTTCTGGGCCTTCTTCCCCAGTGGGAACCTCACAG gtgCAAAGGGCTTTTCAATCTCCTCGTACGGATCAGGTCCAAGCACTGTGGAGCCGTTTCTAGTGGACGAGAGGAAACCAACTGCAAACCACGTTGTGTTTTGGGTGGAGAAGCGCCTTGCTGCACAAGGGATTATTCCCGTTTGGAACCAATAA
- the LOC103828551 gene encoding protein DETOXIFICATION 1 isoform X2 — MEEPFLIREEQLVPSTRTWHRGQFTVELKKVCRLAAPMATVTSAQYLLPVISVMVAGHNGELQLSGVALATSFTNVSGFSIMYGLAGALETLCGQAYGAKQYEKLGTYTYSAIASNIPICFLISTLWIYMDKLLVSLGQDPDISRVAGSYAFWLIPALFGQAIVIPLTRFLLTQGLVLPLLYCAVTTLMFHISVCWILVFKFGLGSNGAALSISVSFWFYAVILACYVRFSTSCEMTRTFVSDDFVSCVKQFFHYGVPSAAMLCLEWWLFELLILSSGLLPNPKLETSVLSICLTTETLHYVISNGVAAAVSTRVANNLGAGSPQVARVSILAGLCLWLIESVFFSTLLFICRNIIGYAFSNSKEVVDYVADISPLLCLSFILDGFTAVLNGVARGSGWQHIGAWNNVVSYYLVGAPVGLYLAFSHGFNGKGLWCGVVVGSAVQATILAIVTTSMDWKKQAEKARKRIISRENGLA; from the exons ATGGAAGAGCCATTTCTTATAAGAGAGGAACAGTTAGTCCCCAGTACAAGGACATGGCACAGAGGTCAGTTCACCGTGGAGCTGAAGAAAGTATGCCGCTTGGCCGCTCCTATGGCCACCGTGACCAGTGCTCAATACCTTTTACCTGTCATCTCAGTCATGGTTGCCGGCCACAATGGGGAGCTTCAGCTCTCTGGCGTTGCTCTTGCCACCTCTTTCACAAACGTCTCCGGTTTCAGCATTATG TATGGATTAGCGGGTGCTTTAGAAACTCTTTGTGGCCAAGCTTATGGAGCTAAACAATACGAGAAACTCGGAACCTACACATACTCTGCAATCGCCTCCAATATCCCAATCTGTTTCCTCATATCAACTCTTTGGATTTACATGGACAAGCTCTTGGTCTCTCTTGGACAAGACCCTGACATCTCAAGAGTCGCTGGCTCCTACGCCTTTTGGCTCATACCGGCTTTGTTCGGACAAGCCATTGTCATACCACTGACTCGGTTTCTTCTGACGCAAGGGTTGGTTCTTCCTCTTCTCTACTGTGCTGTAACCACCCTTATGTTCCACATCTCCGTTTGCTGGATTTTGGTTTTCAAGTTTGGTCTGGGAAGCAATGGAGCTGCTTTGTCTATTAGTGTGTCTTTCTGGTTCTATGCTGTGATACTCGCATGCTATGTGAGATTCTCCACCTCTTGTGAGATGACACGCACCTTTGTATCCGATGATTTTGTGTCCTGTGTCAAACAGTTCTTCCATTACGGAGTTCCATCAGCAGCAATGTTGTG CCTAGAATGGTGGCTTTTTGAGCTACTCATACTCTCCTCAGGCCTACTCCCAAACCCGAAACTTGAGACCTCTGTTCTTTCAATATG TCTTACAACAGAAACATTGCACTATGTAATTTCAAATGGAGTTGCCGCGGCTGTGAG CACACGCGTGGCAAACAATTTGGGAGCTGGGAGTCCTCAAGTTGCTAGGGTATCAATATTGGCAGGGCTTTGTCTCTGGTTGATAGAGTCAGTTTTTTTCAGTACACTTCTCTTCATATGCCGGAACATCATAGGCTACGCATTCAGCAACAGCAAAGAAGTCGTGGACTATGTCGCGGATATATCTCCTTTGCTCTGTCTTTCCTTCATCCTAGATGGGTTCACTGCAGTGCTTAATGGTGTAGCTAGGGGAAGTGGGTGGCAACACATTGGAGCATGGAACAATGTGGTGTCTTATTATCTGGTAGGAGCTCCGGTTGGACTTTACTTAGCTTTCAGTCATGGGTTTAATGGAAAAGGATTGTGGTGCGGTGTTGTGGTTGGATCCGCTGTTCAAGCGACTATTCTGGCTATCGTCACAACTTCCATGGATTGGAAAAAACAG GCTGAGAAGGCAAGGAAGAGAATAATCTCTAGGGAAAATGGATTAGCTTAA
- the LOC103828551 gene encoding protein DETOXIFICATION 1 isoform X1, which yields MEEPFLIREEQLVPSTRTWHRGQFTVELKKVCRLAAPMATVTSAQYLLPVISVMVAGHNGELQLSGVALATSFTNVSGFSIMYGLAGALETLCGQAYGAKQYEKLGTYTYSAIASNIPICFLISTLWIYMDKLLVSLGQDPDISRVAGSYAFWLIPALFGQAIVIPLTRFLLTQGLVLPLLYCAVTTLMFHISVCWILVFKFGLGSNGAALSISVSFWFYAVILACYVRFSTSCEMTRTFVSDDFVSCVKQFFHYGVPSAAMLCLEWWLFELLILSSGLLPNPKLETSVLSICLTTETLHYVISNGVAAAVSTRVANNLGAGSPQVARVSILAGLCLWLIESVFFSTLLFICRNIIGYAFSNSKEVVDYVADISPLLCLSFILDGFTAVLNGVARGSGWQHIGAWNNVVSYYLVGAPVGLYLAFSHGFNGKGLWCGVVVGSAVQATILAIVTTSMDWKKQVISLSIILDISACYISTF from the exons ATGGAAGAGCCATTTCTTATAAGAGAGGAACAGTTAGTCCCCAGTACAAGGACATGGCACAGAGGTCAGTTCACCGTGGAGCTGAAGAAAGTATGCCGCTTGGCCGCTCCTATGGCCACCGTGACCAGTGCTCAATACCTTTTACCTGTCATCTCAGTCATGGTTGCCGGCCACAATGGGGAGCTTCAGCTCTCTGGCGTTGCTCTTGCCACCTCTTTCACAAACGTCTCCGGTTTCAGCATTATG TATGGATTAGCGGGTGCTTTAGAAACTCTTTGTGGCCAAGCTTATGGAGCTAAACAATACGAGAAACTCGGAACCTACACATACTCTGCAATCGCCTCCAATATCCCAATCTGTTTCCTCATATCAACTCTTTGGATTTACATGGACAAGCTCTTGGTCTCTCTTGGACAAGACCCTGACATCTCAAGAGTCGCTGGCTCCTACGCCTTTTGGCTCATACCGGCTTTGTTCGGACAAGCCATTGTCATACCACTGACTCGGTTTCTTCTGACGCAAGGGTTGGTTCTTCCTCTTCTCTACTGTGCTGTAACCACCCTTATGTTCCACATCTCCGTTTGCTGGATTTTGGTTTTCAAGTTTGGTCTGGGAAGCAATGGAGCTGCTTTGTCTATTAGTGTGTCTTTCTGGTTCTATGCTGTGATACTCGCATGCTATGTGAGATTCTCCACCTCTTGTGAGATGACACGCACCTTTGTATCCGATGATTTTGTGTCCTGTGTCAAACAGTTCTTCCATTACGGAGTTCCATCAGCAGCAATGTTGTG CCTAGAATGGTGGCTTTTTGAGCTACTCATACTCTCCTCAGGCCTACTCCCAAACCCGAAACTTGAGACCTCTGTTCTTTCAATATG TCTTACAACAGAAACATTGCACTATGTAATTTCAAATGGAGTTGCCGCGGCTGTGAG CACACGCGTGGCAAACAATTTGGGAGCTGGGAGTCCTCAAGTTGCTAGGGTATCAATATTGGCAGGGCTTTGTCTCTGGTTGATAGAGTCAGTTTTTTTCAGTACACTTCTCTTCATATGCCGGAACATCATAGGCTACGCATTCAGCAACAGCAAAGAAGTCGTGGACTATGTCGCGGATATATCTCCTTTGCTCTGTCTTTCCTTCATCCTAGATGGGTTCACTGCAGTGCTTAATGGTGTAGCTAGGGGAAGTGGGTGGCAACACATTGGAGCATGGAACAATGTGGTGTCTTATTATCTGGTAGGAGCTCCGGTTGGACTTTACTTAGCTTTCAGTCATGGGTTTAATGGAAAAGGATTGTGGTGCGGTGTTGTGGTTGGATCCGCTGTTCAAGCGACTATTCTGGCTATCGTCACAACTTCCATGGATTGGAAAAAACAGGTTATTTCTTTGAGTATAATATTAGACATTTCAGCTTGTTACATATCTACATTTTAA
- the LOC103828554 gene encoding putative rRNA methyltransferase YqxC isoform X1, producing the protein MGFLHVLKCPISLRSYSSSLVGFFSKSHSPLLSARWVRAGDAASSIRCLASAIRGKNKKQRLDEACLERYQEYSRALIQSWILQGKVLVDGKRASKAGMPVANGVSIKITAEVPKYVCRGGLKLEAAIEKLDVDVSEKVVLDSGLSTGGFTDCLLRYGAAHVYGVDVGYGQVADKIRNDKRVTVIERTNLRYLPGLPQKVDVVTLDLSFISILKVMPAVMNVMNDDATLVTLVKPQFEARRSQVGRGGIVRDPEVHQEVLEKIINGIERYGFTNKGFIESPIKGADGNIEFLVRFDRGTVKGEEEEY; encoded by the exons ATGGGTTTTCTTCACGTTCTTAAGTGTCCAATAAGCTTGCGATCTTACAGCAGCTCCCTAGTCGGCTTCTTCTCCAAATCTCACAGTCCTCTTCTCTCTG CGAGATGGGTTAGAGCAGGAGACGCCGCCAGTTCCATCAGATGTCTTGCGTCTGCTATACGTGGAAAAAA CAAGAAGCAGAGACTGGATGAGGCATGTCTCGAAAGGTATCAGGAATACAGTCGCGCACTAATTCAATCATGGATCTTACAAg GCAAAGTGCTAGTGGATGGGAAAAGAGCTAGTAAAGCTGGAATGCCTGTAGCCAATGGTGTCTCCATTAAGATTACCGCTGAGGTTCCCAAATATGTATGTAG AGGTGGGCTGAAGCTGGAAGCTGCAAtagagaagcttgatgttgatgttTCTGAGAAAGTAGTTCTTGATTCTGGACTTTCTACTGGAGGTTTTACAGATTGTTTGCTTCGTTATGGCGCAGCTCATGTTTATGGTGTTGATGTTGGTTATGGTCAG GTTGCTGATAAAATTCGCAATGATAAACGTGTGACTGTTATAGAAAGAACAAATCTGAGATACCTCCCAGGACTCCCACAAAAAGTCGATGTAGTGACACTAGATCTCTCCTTCATTTCCATTCTCAAG GTGATGCCAGCTGTTATGAATGTGATGAATGATGATGCAACTCTAGTAACCCTTGTTAAACCTCAATTTGAAGCTCGGCGATCACAG GTTGGGAGGGGTGGTATTGTGAGAGATCCTGAAGTACATCAGGAG GTTCTTGAGAAGATAATCAATGGTATTGAGCGCTATGGATTTACCAACAAAGGGTTTATCGAATCTCCCATCAAGGGCGCCGATGGAAACATAGAGTTCTTGGTTCGCTTTGATCGAGGGACAGTgaaaggtgaagaagaagaatactAA
- the LOC103828554 gene encoding putative rRNA methyltransferase YqxC isoform X2, whose amino-acid sequence MGFLHVLKCPISLRSYSSSLVGFFSKSHSPLLSARWVRAGDAASSIRCLASAIRGKNKKQRLDEACLERYQEYSRALIQSWILQGKVLVDGKRASKAGMPVANGVSIKITAEVPKYVCRGGLKLEAAIEKLDVDVSEKVVLDSGLSTGGFTDCLLRYGAAHVYGVDVGYGQVADKIRNDKRVTVIERTNLRYLPGLPQKVDVVTLDLSFISILKVMPAVMNVMNDDATLVTLVKPQFEARRSQVGRGGIVRDPEVHQEVFEKIINGIERYGFTNKGFIESPIKVADGNIKFLVRFDRGTVKDEEEEY is encoded by the exons ATGGGTTTTCTTCACGTTCTTAAGTGTCCAATAAGCTTGCGATCTTACAGCAGCTCCCTAGTCGGCTTCTTCTCCAAATCTCACAGTCCTCTTCTCTCTG CGAGATGGGTTAGAGCAGGAGACGCCGCCAGTTCCATCAGATGTCTTGCGTCTGCTATACGTGGAAAAAA CAAGAAGCAGAGACTGGATGAGGCATGTCTCGAAAGGTATCAGGAATACAGTCGCGCACTAATTCAATCATGGATCTTACAAg GCAAAGTGCTAGTGGATGGGAAAAGAGCTAGTAAAGCTGGAATGCCTGTAGCCAATGGTGTCTCCATTAAGATTACCGCTGAGGTTCCCAAATATGTATGTAG AGGTGGGCTGAAGCTGGAAGCTGCAAtagagaagcttgatgttgatgttTCTGAGAAAGTAGTTCTTGATTCTGGACTTTCTACTGGAGGTTTTACAGATTGTTTGCTTCGTTATGGCGCAGCTCATGTTTATGGTGTTGATGTTGGTTATGGTCAG GTTGCTGATAAAATTCGCAATGATAAACGTGTGACTGTTATAGAAAGAACAAATCTGAGATACCTCCCAGGACTCCCACAAAAAGTCGATGTAGTGACACTAGATCTCTCCTTCATTTCCATTCTCAAG GTGATGCCAGCTGTTATGAATGTGATGAATGATGATGCAACTCTAGTAACCCTTGTTAAACCTCAATTTGAAGCTCGGCGATCACAG GTTGGGAGGGGTGGTATTGTGAGAGATCCTGAAGTACATCAGGAG GTTTTTGAGAAGATAATAAATGGTATTGAACGCTATGGATTTACCAACAAAGGGTTTATCGAATCTCCCATCAAGGTCGCCGATGGAAACATAAAGTTCTTGGTTCGCTTTGATCGAGGGACAGtgaaagacgaagaagaagaatactAA